The following proteins come from a genomic window of Marinicella rhabdoformis:
- a CDS encoding porin: MKTIQTKRKVLLFTFSLMFTFCASADEKYDQLVNEVEALKKQLEQVQSVLEQYKQESITKAEVQELNQKIDDSVITKERVDDLEGEVAKSGEWNSPNTLIHMAGYANVGYSSDSESYSVGSFSPIFHYQYRDKVMLESELEITIDEDGSTDIALEYLTIDYFLNDYVTVVAGKFLSPIGQFRQNIHPSWINKLASAPPGYGHDGAAPLSDVGFQLRGGFDFDETSANYAFYVSNGPRLIAAQEHDDEFELEGVEAEGFSSDNDGKKTFGGRLGFLPFKGFELGLSFATGKATVTDVELEDDVHALKSLAFGTPGDEEGEEIDLHDEIARDYDVFGVDFAYQNNGFEVRGEYLKSKVGSADEGITASEGATWESWYTQSSYLIPNTRWEPVIRYSDFTSATESRSQQQWALGINYLFTNSFIGKATYEFNDGAFDTNADEDRWLLQLAYGF; the protein is encoded by the coding sequence ACTAAGCGAAAGGTACTGCTGTTTACATTTTCATTGATGTTCACTTTCTGTGCATCAGCTGATGAAAAGTATGATCAACTTGTCAATGAAGTAGAAGCACTGAAAAAGCAATTGGAACAAGTCCAATCAGTTTTGGAACAATACAAACAAGAGTCAATTACTAAAGCAGAAGTTCAAGAATTAAATCAAAAGATAGACGACTCGGTTATTACAAAAGAACGTGTTGATGACCTAGAGGGGGAAGTTGCCAAATCAGGTGAGTGGAACAGCCCCAATACACTCATTCATATGGCAGGTTATGCAAATGTGGGTTATTCATCTGATAGTGAGTCCTATTCGGTCGGTTCTTTCTCACCAATTTTTCATTATCAATACAGAGATAAAGTGATGCTTGAATCTGAGCTTGAAATCACAATTGATGAGGATGGCAGTACTGATATTGCACTTGAATACTTAACCATCGATTATTTTTTGAATGATTATGTCACTGTAGTAGCAGGTAAGTTCCTAAGTCCTATTGGCCAGTTCAGACAAAACATCCACCCTTCATGGATCAATAAGTTAGCATCAGCACCCCCTGGTTATGGGCACGATGGTGCTGCGCCATTATCAGATGTTGGATTTCAGCTAAGAGGTGGATTTGATTTTGATGAAACCAGTGCAAATTATGCATTTTATGTCAGTAATGGTCCGCGCCTAATTGCAGCACAAGAACACGATGATGAGTTTGAGCTTGAAGGTGTTGAAGCAGAGGGCTTTAGTTCTGATAACGATGGTAAGAAAACTTTTGGAGGCAGGCTCGGCTTTCTTCCATTTAAAGGTTTCGAATTAGGTCTTTCTTTTGCAACAGGTAAAGCAACTGTTACAGATGTTGAACTTGAGGATGATGTGCATGCTCTTAAATCATTGGCTTTTGGAACACCAGGAGATGAAGAAGGTGAAGAAATAGATTTGCATGATGAAATTGCAAGGGATTATGACGTATTTGGGGTTGATTTTGCCTATCAAAACAATGGATTTGAAGTTCGGGGTGAATACCTCAAGTCAAAGGTTGGTTCTGCTGATGAGGGTATTACAGCATCAGAAGGAGCCACGTGGGAATCTTGGTACACTCAAAGCTCTTACCTTATTCCTAACACCAGATGGGAGCCTGTAATTCGATACTCAGACTTTACTTCAGCCACCGAATCTCGATCCCAGCAACAATGGGCTTTGGGAATAAATTATTTGTTTACCAATAGCTTTATTGGTAAAGCAACCTATGAATTCAATGATGGTGCATTTGACACGAATGCAGATGAAGATCGTTGGTTACTTCAATTAGCTTATGGCTTTTGA
- a CDS encoding c-type cytochrome, with product MKNIQKNMVKFVAKPLMVLSAILITSLSFAADYPEKGDFQKGAKAWAENCARCHNMRDPKDLRDDQWITTVFHMRVRAGLTGQKTRDILTFLQESNNPPQPVKISSRSSEANNPSNMTGKEVYEQTCIACHGKDGKGAVPGVPDLTIPEGVLSQSEEVLLAHIRDGFKSKNSPMAMPAKGGNPSLSESDLLNVVAYMKSQFKQ from the coding sequence ATGAAAAATATTCAAAAAAACATGGTTAAATTTGTTGCTAAACCTTTAATGGTATTATCAGCAATTCTAATAACTTCATTAAGTTTTGCTGCTGATTATCCGGAAAAAGGGGATTTTCAAAAAGGTGCAAAAGCTTGGGCAGAAAATTGTGCTCGTTGTCATAACATGCGAGATCCTAAAGACTTGCGTGACGATCAGTGGATAACGACAGTGTTCCATATGAGAGTAAGAGCTGGGCTCACTGGTCAAAAGACAAGAGACATTCTTACTTTTCTTCAAGAGTCAAATAACCCACCTCAACCTGTGAAAATCAGTTCACGAAGTTCTGAGGCGAATAATCCAAGCAACATGACCGGAAAGGAGGTTTATGAACAAACCTGCATAGCATGTCATGGTAAGGATGGAAAAGGAGCTGTCCCCGGTGTACCTGACTTAACTATACCTGAGGGGGTGCTGTCTCAAAGTGAAGAGGTTTTGTTGGCTCATATTCGTGATGGTTTTAAATCAAAAAATTCCCCAATGGCAATGCCTGCTAAAGGTGGAAATCCATCATTATCTGAAAGTGATTTACTCAATGTAGTTGCTTATATGAAATCACAATTTAAACAATGA
- a CDS encoding cation diffusion facilitator family transporter, with translation MKTTKHDHSLSNESDTHQFHGMKADAKALKITGWLTGIYFIIELALGFYSGSVAVISDAFHTFSAVGGVLIALIANKIASRPPGKSHTFGLIRAEIAGALLNGLFLLLMAVYVLWMGYTRLKVSIEIPTNIMFISAIGGLITEFISMGVMWKGSKNNLNMKGAFWHVLQTFVGSIIIIIAALVIKLTGWYPIDPILGMLFGLVLFVASIGIIKESFNILLESTPKDIDVEDIVEDLRKIKNIEDIHHVHAWALTTGKNLFMAHLKIKEMNAHEKILEDANKILKQKYNIYFSTLQVEEKCPMDDTAEFIDYLENRESTPQGVHDEH, from the coding sequence ATGAAAACAACTAAACATGATCACAGCCTTTCCAATGAAAGTGACACACACCAATTTCATGGTATGAAGGCTGATGCCAAAGCATTAAAAATAACCGGATGGTTAACTGGTATTTATTTCATTATTGAGCTTGCTCTTGGTTTTTACTCAGGATCAGTTGCAGTTATTTCTGATGCCTTCCATACTTTTTCAGCAGTTGGTGGCGTGTTGATTGCATTGATTGCAAACAAAATAGCCTCAAGGCCGCCAGGAAAAAGTCATACATTTGGACTGATACGTGCTGAAATCGCTGGTGCATTATTAAACGGGTTATTTTTGTTGCTGATGGCAGTTTATGTTTTGTGGATGGGTTATACGCGACTGAAAGTAAGTATTGAAATTCCAACCAATATTATGTTTATTTCTGCCATTGGTGGATTGATTACAGAGTTTATTTCCATGGGAGTCATGTGGAAAGGTTCAAAGAACAATCTTAATATGAAAGGTGCTTTCTGGCATGTTTTACAAACGTTTGTTGGAAGCATCATCATCATTATTGCTGCATTAGTGATTAAGTTAACAGGTTGGTATCCAATTGATCCAATCTTAGGTATGTTGTTTGGTCTTGTTTTGTTTGTAGCTTCAATTGGTATCATTAAGGAAAGCTTTAACATTTTGCTTGAATCAACACCTAAAGATATTGATGTTGAGGACATTGTTGAAGACCTGAGAAAAATAAAAAATATTGAAGATATTCATCATGTTCATGCATGGGCTTTAACCACTGGAAAAAACCTTTTTATGGCACACTTAAAAATCAAGGAAATGAATGCTCATGAAAAAATACTTGAAGACGCCAATAAAATACTCAAGCAAAAATACAACATTTATTTCTCAACTTTGCAGGTTGAAGAGAAATGTCCGATGGATGATACCGCAGAGTTCATTGATTATTTAGAAAACAGGGAATCAACACCTCAAGGTGTACACGATGAACATTAG